The Pecten maximus chromosome 6, xPecMax1.1, whole genome shotgun sequence DNA window GTGAGCACCAAGTACTCTGACGAGTTGCTTACGTCATGTTAAGAGTTGAAGGTTCTGCTATTATTGTGATGTACCTAGGAAATTGCACTGCCATCATGAATGCAGTACCGCATTGGCGATCTGAAAAGAGGCATTCCTatttcataaattatttttaaagatttttttgtcattataaAATTTGCGTGTATgtgtattgaaatatatcagTAATTGTATTAAATCCTGTAGACATATTATCGATATTGTAGTGACAAAGTGTCAATAATATCTTTGACAGCTGCCGTGACATGCCCGTCACACCCAATAAAGGCCTACACGGTGATATCCGGGACAGGGACATCAGAAGGGACAACGATTACATACACGTGCGATGTCGGGGCTATCTTAGTATCAGGGAACAGTCCTGCCACATCGACGTGTAATTCTCCAGGATCGTGGTCAACCCCGAACATCAATTGCGCAAGTCAGTAATTCTAGCTATCACTTGCAAGTGGGAAGATATAAGTAtttttgagagagagagagagagagagagagagagagagagagagagagagagagagagagagagagagagagagagtgttTCAGTTCCCGTGTCATAATAGGGATGAAACTTACCAATACAAATACTGTTCAAGGCCAGACATTGTTTGCACAGGTGATCTTTGAAAATATCGCCGAATCAATTATACTTATATGCAAACTGATATAATAACTTGAAGTCATTATGTAGGAACTTGGAAGGActatgcttcagaaaataaaaataaatttacaaaatagttCTGTGACATTTCATCAAGTCTTTTCGGGCCATCATCACTTGAATTTATTAGAAACATCTTCCCCATAATTGTATCTCAGTTATTCCAAATCGTTCATATCGTCACAATCAGGCATGTCTTCGTGGCTTTATCACAGGGGtagtatttatttttatattgttttttttctagaCGCACCTTCCGTAATTTGTTCACTTGGAATAAGTCTTACAGAATATATTTCTTCaccaaaaaatatatagaatggcaaattatttcttaacttaaacaaactgaaacaaaacatcCTTTCATATCAAGATAGTAACCCGGAGATACAAATGCTCCTCAGCAACATAACCGTTTATTTTATGAGCGGTCTGAGCAATTTTCATTGAAtcttgagattttttttttttatttcaatgctATTTCAGAATGCAACTCATATGCCAACACATACACAAAGCGGACAGACTGGTTCTTCAATCCACCCGTCTCTTTTACACCTTCTGTTGGCGGCGGAAGTGTCACTGCGTCCTACTGCGCAAACGCGTGTAACACCCGGTCGGACTTTGTATGTGTGGCGTACTACTATAGAAAGAGTACTGGTGGGTACTGTATTCTACGACCCATGCGAGTACACGATAACACCAACCACCAACAGTACGACAACACCGACTCGACTTACGACGAGTACATTCGGGATTGTGGTAAGGAATCGAGATCACATTTGAATTGAAATTTATGTTTGAAGTAGATGTCATTTACCAACTGGTCTTgtcaatataattttgtttttctaagTAATGATAGGTTATAATAGTGCCCTGCCTGCAGTAAACTGCGAGTATGTCAGACCCAAGAAATAAATCATTACTTAATCTAATGTTGGTGTTTGATTACAGATATACCCTGCCCTGACCCTCCATATGTAGCCTACACATCCGTGTCTGGAACAGGATCAACTAGATCATATACGTGTGATGCCGGTGCTAACCATGTATCGG harbors:
- the LOC117330116 gene encoding uncharacterized protein LOC117330116; protein product: MSSWLYHRECNSYANTYTKRTDWFFNPPVSFTPSVGGGSVTASYCANACNTRSDFVCVAYYYRKSTGGYCILRPMRVHDNTNHQQYDNTDSTYDEYIRDCDIPCPDPPYVAYTSVSGTGSTRSYTCDAGANHVSGDNPATSTCSSGSWSSVNIQCTKCSSYGSTYTQRTDWFFNPPVSFTPSIGGGSVTASYCANACNTRSDFVCVAYYYRKSTGGYCILRPMRVHDNTNHQQYDNTDSTYDEYIRDCG